In a genomic window of Kluyveromyces marxianus DMKU3-1042 DNA, complete genome, chromosome 7:
- the SLX8 gene encoding SUMO-targeted ubiquitin ligase complex subunit SLX8 (RING[cd00162], RING-finger (Really Interesting New Gene) domain) yields the protein MEGGEGEGVRSIGSALSNSVDAMAHLSDGNDEHSIVEVGEQTEGSRQDGVDDEDGSIGMGSRRRRIDLGQNETDTETQVRKIRRISSEDDEGSDVVDVEDNDDLEDGSQSDDQQPVEILDISQTNAATADGTDQHQQQVEQNGSDGNSDEGNESEDLKVLTEEDQIRAQQVIEVDDENDSEVDYSKKSTSEMPLETKKAADYVCPICMEPPEAALVTKCGHIFCTTCLYGMINSSKGNGRKNGLCALCRENVRPQELRLVIMRKQRIRKPN from the coding sequence ATGGAAGgtggagaaggagaaggagtAAGGAGCATTGGATCAGCGTTATCAAACTCCGTTGATGCAATGGCGCATTTGTCAGATGGTAATGATGAACACAGTATAGTGGAGGTGGGAGAGCAAACTGAAGGGAGTCGACAAGATggtgttgatgatgaagatgggAGCATTGGTATGGGCTCACGTCGCAGGCGTATAGACCTTGGCCAGAACGAGACGGATACTGAGACTCAAGTAAGAAAGATAAGGCGAATAAGCtctgaagatgatgaaggtAGTGATGTGGTGGACGTTGAAGATAACGACGACTTAGAGGATGGCTCTCAGTCAGATGACCAGCAACCTGTTGAAATACTTGATATTTCGCAGACGAATGCAGCCACTGCTGATGGTACCgatcaacatcaacaacaggtGGAACAAAATGGCTCTGATGGGAATAGTGATGAAGGGAATGAGTCTGAAGATCTTAAAGTATTgacagaagaagaccagATAAGGGCTCAACAGGTCattgaagttgatgatgaaaatgacTCTGAAGTCGACTActcaaaaaaaagcacatCTGAGATGCCattagaaacaaaaaaggCAGCGGATTACGTTTGTCCTATATGCATGGAACCGCCAGAAGCCGCCCTTGTAACTAAATGTGGGCATATATTTTGCACGACATGTCTGTATGGTATGATCAATAGTTCGAAAGGTAATGGTAGAAAAAATGGGTTGTGTGCGTTGTGTAGAGAAAACGTTAGACCTCAGGAACTCCGGTTAGTAATAATGAGGAAGCAGAGAATAAGAAAACCTAATTAA
- the SPR6 gene encoding Spr6p → MTYNYNTSTTKQFQCKPIPKYKAEKKEPKASKQDETGTSNGKNTLTALTPQQCMNYYYKKKPAPYYLWSKTYRVRHKPLRLDRFPDSELRKIRCGAFVGHQDHRCDYCPFHGIKHGHTLHPTLNCICRFKSVAPSPLKHDITKYMVTKTEPLFNYKHVYFNTGNRQIDRIISHMCMNNANKKN, encoded by the coding sequence ATGACATATAACTATAACACATCAACTACAAAGCAGTTTCAATGCAAGCCAATCCCTAAATACAAAGccgaaaagaaagagccCAAAGCTTCGAAACAGGACGAAACAGGTACGTCAAATGGTAAAAATACACTTACGGCACTCACGCCTCAACAGTGCatgaattattattacaaaAAGAAGCCGGCACCTTATTATCTTTGGTCAAAGACTTACAGAGTGCGACATAAACCTTTGCGGTTAGATCGTTTTCCAGATTCAGAGTTACGCAAAATTCGTTGTGGGGCCTTTGTTGGTCATCAAGATCATAGGTGTGACTACTGCCCATTCCATGGTATAAAGCATGGTCATACTTTGCATCCAACCCTAAATTGTATTTGTCGCTTTAAATCTGTCGCACCAAGCCCATTGAAACATGATATAACAAAATATATGGTCACAAAGACTGAACCATTGTTCAATTATAAACACGTGTACTTCAACACAGGTAATAGGCAAATTGATAGAATAATCAGTCATATGTGCATGAATAATGctaacaaaaaaaactag
- the RPL23B gene encoding 60S ribosomal protein uL14, whose amino-acid sequence MSGNGAQGTKFRISLGLPTGAIMNCADNSGARNLYIMAVKGSGSRLNRLPAASLGDMVMATVKKGKPELRKKVMPAIVVRQSKAWRRKDGVYLYFEDNAGVIANPKGEMKGSAVTGPVGKECADLWPRIASNSGVVV is encoded by the exons ATGTCAGGTAACGGTGCTCAAGGTACTAAATTCAGAATTTCT TTAGGTCTACCAACTGGTGCCATCATGAATTGTGCTGACAATTCTGGTGCCAGAAACTTGTACATCATGGCCGTCAAGGGTTCTGGTTCCAGATTGAACAGATTGCCAGCTGCCTCTCTAGGTGATATGGTTATGGCTACCGTTAAGAAGGGTAAGCCAgaattgagaaagaaggTTATGCCAGCTATCGTTGTCAGACAATCCAAGGcttggagaagaaaggaCGGTGTCTACTTGTACTTTGAAGACAACGCCGGTGTCATCGCCAACCCAAAGGGTGAAATGAAGGGTTCTGCTGTTACTGGTCCAGTCGGTAAGGAATGTGCTGATTTGTGGCCAAGAATTGCTTCCAACtctggtgttgttgtttaa
- the TEL1 gene encoding DNA-binding protein kinase TEL1 — MSLSYEVSSIISGLSSQKLKERKESLENLNSVLKTSPDQITVKAFSPIIDALVNTIELEKVKYDKLQTQANNDSRLDLQEDRLNSTAYALRLFIEKCCNRFKPKHVKLLSFMLFELMTRHGSLSIVPSVAEHLTYALLTLSSSPVFEHNFDLQHWISLINNICESMACYLDITLNDKIITNFLNILLSLMGLDTIGMEEIGGSIIRMLNKYLSLVTKENSNTKIVMGLINMTVLKLHLLYFQETLYLIYKTMNHLLNVKVCNDSVLKEISRFNLMTSELLHNNVPLMVGADKSHLFVCKTDIFRALQSYLEHSLQQMDTLKLTFDGLGTTDAVNYSEFDWYNFPNIQIIDDVETEDPWHFILSMTILLDVNYKFVENQENALTGGSLLFKRRKVKDSFSHMLKDSMTYNDFLCNCLESSYNKIKISGLQLTLFYLSIFDCNKNDILQLKDSLMSCTKDPDLMVWCLKSFTTLCAQKEIVFTTDELMRLFKLVIPLLKIKEKCKIACALFYNLIENHDIVFEDKNILQHFQDLFLLSDVNGPAILCNEAFKFWMNLYGYVQHLQMGKSAIKSIYGWLYSKWDQLYTIESSAIQIDIFASWLTSKKHVSFRRLADNKGSAFHRNWMQLAHERKHLLSYSIKPRTKILTNESYAIVLTDEPERIRFLYKLFELLDDHVNPYSFLVRSTVVIRVIETFVGDKSYRDYVVRFNELFTIFESSIDYKENHTLLSIIQNAKVIKNSLLGYTFLEALPTENILTILKQKITNELDFNADLDDFASSSPKPILSSKSFVNNFEMVLEFMLDICSLSDSSLEPLLIFIELFKDLPPALLLEALQIFINSINRLEVNFSENAVEQFTQFLGSTLLVPGYDTSSVCMTVLIEYLSLISKYWIMKNREDVIAGDCNDIFDWIIEKYEDVSFCSCHSFFTLSRFMIHLLENFNLSQSSISGGKQRVFQILSGCINRLPKYLINRLVPELKNYANKVGVTNQRILFKEVIQRFSSHQITVESTSFYSLTCVQLSNINEYFLTNVILHLLESPNIEYVTHYVKKSITLISSHRQLNNGKELFHQCRFSIISQWFDESAKSRVYEPTIWKVDLFGFEFDDFCIKYQLELTAFFFAKSSTYYFIIDHLKTLLNVKQEKLLNQAIAPTIALSYIDNGVKDLIFDILEDVLGKRLVKIFSNIPEDFVYYLIKFTDLSNLSTVILVWKKIFIHSTFKNLLASNTLGYTQIKNNVTVPFATIYKVAKGKGLFDMIDESKFAYLIQRLLRDLSECKLVDQKINTIRQIALLVLVFENLLSSFKDFDFLLLEIANLLNDGHFLEVQSLIMDLLDCAMRLDISIERSFFQLFRFCIQNTENTDVTTTLLPIMNPKLFNSKYLNHRSLWVTCYELLIQKRGSFCFNDIKTVLTLDIMNDRTIFLLSDLFDNFEYNNSSPVEEEISQNVISNLIHILDHGLGICNSVKKWAGKLLGEVFCERSYEELVTSKNSSIHLEFDLPIMLKTLWSYHKNSDNIKVRFLLDNILYIVLTDRNVISELKSEEYPDISAFTPITVSNFEECHGAISCMIDEQLLHEIFLDKYCEYSKWIGGILSHILSLVIDNYPSFRVLLSLIGVADDLCETLLECLVKLLLARSPKQRSVFLASIFNKIGLLKDTKDYKPKTKTLVHMFLLIRGMAFNDIHEAAFLYKKIDFNSLIPILLDLEMNHFALMLYEEYQGTIHDNTPKIEELYEIYSPIKENDMFYGLPLTTSLSSSLNLIMKTKFDSFNNFALNSGQFEEAVRNGRMSSLPDFASVASSNGFTGLAMMLDNNIEHSTFTEEQYNWSLKLNRWDLPIPDKLDSLAKTSFAIIKGYSNNSVVDLDEHLLRVVNSSSLITDNQTNLDILECLRSISMLKKIESIDGDVLLNLSKLHENELMNADYVPSTCQDIQYWTRHHFLMLKTKNYDDGENNASPTQTFKLATVLNLVHMCEYLRSEGRQQDIINSAILLENVVLKLTDLPNREVNDIYTLSCKRASTVESARMLWKTNESAIAIKMLESLLQDKITVKSISAKLPDGLRYIILPDIVIDSQLVAWYSHSKHRSSDTIYKDHILRYESELSEISDHDMKSSICYSYAEFCYKQCQRVKEDELLNLKDKIEKSCQEQSELYKIFKNTKLREIERKEAKRHYNRITLQIQHDKDRYNKIVNSRTSFVSHALHFFLTVLVYSNAKDDEVMDKFCSLWFSFSHDNIINSKLQKEIGTIPSYKFLPWVNQMASKLTNLGSPFQDTLQLTLKRMLYKLPYETLYPLLSMSFQDSESSVIDPITKARVDIANRIVTALDMYDNGKYGSEFTVPIKDFCSMSVGLASYKLPPKTKFIQLENLNIGNYWLKDLPKAHLPLPTVPFPISCSQDGRRKDRPYITSIDPVVQISSSGLSLPKIATFTLSDGSKHRVLLKGSNDDLRQDAIMEQVFKQVNKILNANTETRKQKLRIRTYEVIPLGPRAGIIEFVANSIPLHNILLDLHLNDELSFDKARKIMKAVQNQSIEERVAAYERITEKIKPQFRNFFFQSFVEPHEWYDKRLSYTKGVVTTSIVGYLLGLGDRHLNNILIDKKTGEPIHIDLGVAFDQGKLLPIPELVPFRLTRDIVNGFGVTGVEGVFRKNCERVFKVLQDEKERVMCVLNVLKWDPLYSWKMTPLKKRKLQAKIAVDYDDDEDVEDVGENDDNNNGINASRINGFSNEENNNDESIRALNGVENKLYGEGLSVEAIVQDLLASATDTQSLATIYMGWSPFY, encoded by the coding sequence ATGAGTTTGAGCTATGAAGTATCTTCTATCATCTCTGGGCTATCTTCAcaaaagttgaaagaaCGCAAGGaatctttggaaaactTAAATTCTGTACTAAAGACATCGCCAGATCAAATAACGGTAAAGGCATTCTCACCAATTATAGATGCATTGGTTAATACTATCGAATTAGAGAAGGTCAAATATGATAAATTGCAAACTCAAGCAAATAATGACAGTAGGCTAGACCTTCAGGAAGATAGATTGAACTCGACTGCGTATGCACTAAGATtattcattgaaaagtgcTGCAATAGGTTCAAACCGAAGCACGTAAAGCTACTATCATTTATGCTATTCGAACTAATGACCAGACATGGATCACTTTCAATAGTGCCATCTGTCGCAGAGCATTTGACTTATGCATTGCTCACCCTCAGTTCTTCCCCCGTATTTGAGCATAATTTTGATCTACAACACTGGATCTCATTGATAAACAATATATGCGAGTCAATGGCTTGTTACTTGGACATTACGCTCAACGATAAGATCATCACTAATTTTCTAAATATACTTCTCTCACTAATGGGGCTAGATACTATCGGaatggaagaaattggCGGGTCCATCATAAGAATGTTGAATAAATACTTATCGTTGgtaacaaaagaaaattctAATACCAAGATCGTGATGGGATTGATAAATATGACAGTGCTTAAATTACATTTGCtatattttcaagaaactCTATATCTAATATACAAAACTATGAACCATTTGTTGAATGTAAAAGTGTGCAATGATAGTGTTTTGAAAGAGATCTCACGATTTAACTTAATGACATCCGAACTTTTACATAACAACGTCCCTCTTATGGTGGGTGCAGATAAATCGCATCTCTTTGTTTGCAAAACTGATATCTTTCGTGCTCTCCAAAGTTATTTAGAACATTCCTTACAACAAATGGATACCTTGAAGTTAACCTTTGATGGACTTGGCACAACCGACGCTGTAAATTATTCAGAGTTCGACTGGTATAATTTCCCAAATATCCAAATAATTGATGATGTCGAGACAGAGGATCCATGGCATTTTATTCTTTCCATGACGATATTGCTTGATGTAAATTACAAGTTCGTGGAAAACCAAGAGAATGCTCTTACAGGAggttctcttctttttaaaaGACGGAAAGTCAAAGACTCTTTCTCTCATATGCTGAAAGATTCGATGACATACAATGACTTTCTTTGTAATTGCTTGGAAAGCAGctataataaaataaaaatctCTGGGCTTCAACTCACACTATTTTACCTCTCAATTTTCGATTGTAATAAGAATGATATATTACAGCTGAAAGACTCATTAATGTCATGTACTAAAGATCCTGATTTAATGGTTTGgtgtttgaaaagttttaCGACATTATGTGCACAAAAAGAGATCGTTTTTACCACTGACGAATTAATGCGACTTTTTAAGCTTGTTATCCCACTATTGAAGATAAAGGAGAAATGCAAGATCGCATGTgctttattttataatttGATTGAGAATCATGATATAGTGTTTGAAGACAAAAATATTCTACAACATTTTCAAGATTTATTCTTGTTATCTGATGTTAACGGTCCGGCTATTCTTTGTAATGAAGCTTTCAAATTTTGGATGAATTTATACGGCTATGTCCAACACCTTCAAATGGGAAAGAGCGCTATTAAATCTATATATGGCTGGCTGTATTCAAAATGGGACCAACTTTACACCATAGAATCTAGTGCCATACAGattgatatatttgcaTCTTGGCTTACTAGTAAAAAACATGTGTCATTTCGTAGACTTGCCGATAACAAAGGGTCGGCTTTTCATAGAAATTGGATGCAATTAGCACATGAAAGGAAGCATTTGTTAAGTTACTCTATAAAGCCTCGAACTAAGATCTTAACAAATGAATCATATGCAATAGTGTTGACAGACGAACCTGAGCGTATACGTTTTTTGTACAAACTGTTTGAGCTGCTGGACGATCATGTCAATCCATACAGCTTCTTAGTAAGATCAACCGTTGTTATAAGAGTTATTGAAACATTTGTTGGAGATAAAAGTTACCGGGACTATGTGGTGAGGTTTAATGAACTTTTCACTATTTTTGAGTCAAGTATTGATTACAAAGAGAATCATACGTTACTATCCATAATTCAAAATGCAAAAGTGATCAAGAATTCTCTATTAGGTTATACTTTCTTGGAAGCGCTTCCAACAGAAAACATTCTCACCATTCTTAAGCAGAAAATCACAAATGAGTTGGATTTCAACGCTGATTTGGATGACTTTGCCAGCTCATCGCCAAAGCCAATCTTGAGTTCGAAGTCTTTTGTCAACAATTTCGAAATGGTTTTAGAATTCATGCTTGATATTTGTTCGCTATCTGACTCTTCTCTTGAACCGTTACTAATATTTATTGAACTGTTTAAAGATCTACCTCCAGCACTGCTTTTGGAAGCTCTTCAGATTTTCATTAACTCAATTAATAGACTCGAAGTGAACTTTAGCGAGAACGCCGTTGAACAGTTCACCCAGTTTTTGGGTTCAACTTTGTTAGTTCCTGGCTATGATACATCTTCTGTATGTATGACGGTCCTTATCGAATATTTGAGCTTGATATCTAAATACTGGATAATGAAGAATCGTGAAGATGTTATAGCTGGAGACTGTAATGACATTTTTGATTGGATAATAGAAAAATATGAAGATGTATCATTTTGTAGCTGTCACTCATTCTTTACGCTTTCCCGCTTCATGATACATCTGTTAGAGAATTTCAATCTCTCTCAAAGTTCTATTTCTGGTGGTAAACAAAGggtttttcaaatattaaGCGGCTGTATCAATAGATTGCCGAAATACTTGATCAATAGGTTAGTACctgaattgaaaaattatgCCAATAAAGTGGGAGTTACAAATCAGCGTATCTTATTCAAAGAGGTAATTCAACGGTTTAGTTCTCATCAAATAACAGTCGAATCTACATCATTCTATTCGCTAACTTGTGTTCAGTTATCAAATATTAACGAATATTTTTTAACAAATGTTATCTTACACTTGTTAGAAAGTCCAAATATTGAATATGTCACTCATTATGTGAAGAAATCTATCACATTAATATCATCTCATCGACAATTAAATAATGGAAAAGAACTTTTTCACCAATGCAGATTTTCCATAATCAGCCAATGGTTTGATGAATCGGCGAAGTCTAGAGTATATGAACCAACTATATGGAAAGTCGACCTCTTTGGATTTGAATTCGATGATTTCTGTATTAAATATCAACTGGAATTAAcagcctttttttttgccaaGTCTTCAACATATTATTTCATCATAGATCATTTGAAAACCTTACTGAATGttaaacaagaaaaactaCTGAACCAAGCTATAGCACCTACAATAGCCTTATCATATATTGACAATGGTGTAAAAGATCTGatttttgatattcttgaagACGTTCTCGGAAAAAGGCTTGTCAAaatcttttccaatatACCTGAAGACTTTGTGTACTATTTGATCAAATTCACAGATCTTTCCAACCTGAGTACAGTAATACTTGTGTGgaaaaagatattcattCATAGTACATTCAAGAATCTGCTCGCAAGCAATACCTTGGGCTACAcgcaaataaaaaataacgTCACTGTTCCCTTTGCTACAATATATAAGGTAGCGAAAGGGAAGGGTTTATTTGATATGATCGACGAATCAAAATTTGCTTATCTGATACAAAGGCTCTTGAGAGATCTCTCCGAATGTAAGCTAGTTGATCAGAAGATCAATACTATCAGACAAATTGCtcttttagttttagtATTTGAAAACCTACTCTCATCATTCaaagattttgatttccttCTCTTAGAAATAGCAAACTTACTGAATGATGGTCATTTCTTGGAGGTACAGTCATTAATAATGGATCTACTGGATTGTGCTATGCGTCTTGATATATCTATTGAACGCTCGTTCTTCCAGTTATTCAGGTTTTGTATTCAGAATACAGAAAATACGGATGTGACGACAACACTGCTGCCTATCATgaatccaaaacttttcaattcgAAATACTTAAATCATAGGAGCCTGTGGGTGACATGCTATGAATtattgattcaaaagagaGGTTCTTTCTGCTTCAATGATATTAAAACTGTACTGACATTAGATATTATGAATGACAGAacaatttttcttttatcGGATTTATTTGATAACTTTGAGTATAATAATTCCTCGCCTGTGGAGGAAGAAATATCTCAAAATGTTATTTCTAACCTAATCCATATACTCGATCATGGTTTAGGAATTTGCAATTCAGTAAAGAAATGGGCCGGGAAATTGTTAGGCGAAGTATTTTGTGAAAGGTCATACGAAGAGTTGGTAACAAGCAAAAACTCTTCGATACATCTAGAATTTGATCTTCCCATCATGCTAAAGACTCTTTGGAGCTATCATAAAAATTCAGACAATATAAAAGTAAGGTTTTTGCttgataatatattatacatTGTTTTAACTGACCGGAATGTTATCTCGGAACTGAAGTCGGAAGAATATCCTGACATTAGTGCATTTACTCCTATCACAGTTAGTAATTTTGAGGAATGTCATGGCGCAATAAGCTGTATGATTGATGAACAACTCCTGCATGAGATCTTTTTGGACAAATATTGTGAATATAGCAAATGGATCGGTGGTATATTGTCTCATATCCTGAGCTTAGTCATTGATAATTACCCATCCTTCAGAGTTCTTTTATCACTTATTGGCGTGGCGGATGATCTATGTGAAACCCTTTTGGAATGTCTTGTTAAACTTTTGTTGGCCAGATCTCCGAAACAACGCTCAGTGTTTTTGGCAAGTATTTTTAATAAAATTGGCTTGTTAAAAGACACTAAAGATTACAAGCctaaaaccaaaactcTAGTGCATATGTTTTTATTAATTCGGGGTATGGCTTTTAATGACATACACGAAGCGGCTTTCCTATACAAAAAGATCGACTTTAATTCTCTTATACCGATATTGCTAGATCTTGAGATGAATCATTTTGCCTTGATGCTTTATGAGGAGTATCAAGGAACAATTCATGATAACACACCAAAAATAGAGGAACTGTATGAAATTTACTCTCCaataaaggaaaatgaCATGTTTTATGGACTGCCTTTAACAACATCCTTgtcctcttctttgaatttgataaTGAAAACGAAGTTCGActctttcaataatttcGCCCTTAACAGCGGACAATTCGAGGAGGCTGTACGAAATGGGAGGATGTCCAGTTTACCTGATTTTGCATCGGTTGCCTCTTCTAATGGATTTACAGGTTTAGCAATGATGCTTGATAATAACATTGAACATTCAACTTTCACTGAAGAACAATACAATTGGTCCCTTAAGCTGAACAGATGGGACTTACCTATTCCGGATAAATTGGATTCGCTAGCTAAAACATCCTTTGCAATAATAAAAGGCTATAGTAATAACTCTGTTGTAGACTTAGATGAACATCTTTTAAGAGTTGTaaattcatcttctttgattACAGATAACCAAACAAACTTGGATATTCTGGAATGTTTACGTTCTATATCtatgttgaaaaagatcGAATCAATCGATGGTGATGTACTCCTAAATCTTTCCAAATTGCACGAAAATGAATTGATGAACGCTGATTATGTACCGTCTACTTGCCAGGATATTCAATACTGGACAAGACATCATTTTTTAATGttaaaaactaaaaactaCGATGATGGGGAAAATAATGCAAGTCCTACTCAAACTTTTAAATTAGCTACGGTACTCAATTTAGTTCATATGTGTGAGTATTTGAGATCTGAAGGTAGACAACAAGATATAATTAACAGTGCCATTCTCTTGGAAAATGTGGTTTTGAAGCTGACAGATTTGCCCAACAGGGAAGTAAACGATATATATACCCTTTCTTGCAAAAGAGCATCAACTGTTGAATCCGCAAGGATGCTTTGGAAAACTAACGAGTCTGCAATTGCTATTAAAATGTTAGAGAGTTTACTGCAGGATAAGATAACAGTCAAAAGTATTTCTGCAAAACTTCCGGATGGGTTGcgatatattattttacctgatattgttattgaCAGCCAGCTGGTGGCATGGTATTCTCATTCAAAACATAGGAGCTCTGATACTATTTACAAAGACCATATTCTACGTTACGAAAGCGAACTTTCAGAGATCAGCGATCACGATATGAAATCGTCGATATGTTATTCATATGCGGAGTTTTGTTATAAACAATGTCAAAGAgtgaaagaagatgagCTCTTAAATTTAAAAGATAAGATTGAAAAGTCATGTCAAGAACAAAGCGAACTttacaaaatattcaaaaatacCAAGTTGAGAGAAATTGAGAGAAAGGAGGCTAAAAGGCATTATAACAGGATTACTCTCCAAATTCAACATGACAAGGATAGATATAATAAGATAGTaaattcaagaacttcttttgtttcccaTGCTCtacatttctttttgacAGTTCTAGTTTACTCCAACGCTAAAGATGATGAGGTTATGGACAAGTTCTGTAGTCTATggttctctttttctcatgataatattattaattCGAAACttcaaaaggaaattgGTACTATTCCTAGCTATAAGTTCCTACCCTGGGTCAACCAAATGGCATCGAAGCTCACAAATCTAGGGTCGCCTTTCCAAGATACATTACAATTAACTCTAAAGAGAATGTTATACAAGCTACCTTATGAAACTTTGTATCCATTGTTATCGATGAGTTTTCAGGATTCTGAATCCAGTGTCATCGATCCTATCACAAAAGCAAGAGTTGATATTGCTAATCGGATTGTTACTGCATTGGACATGTACGATAACGGAAAGTATGGTTCTGAGTTTACTGTTCCTATCAAAGATTTTTGCTCTATGTCTGTTGGACTGGCAAGTTATAAGCTCCCTCCCAAAACAAAGTTTATTCAACTGGAAAATCTCAATATTGGGAATTACTGGTTAAAAGATCTTCCTAAAGCACATTTGCCTTTACCAACGGTTCCTTTCCCTATATCGTGTTCTCAagatggaagaagaaaagaccGTCCGTATATCACAAGTATTGATCCTGTGGTACAGATTTCCTCTTCTGGTCTATCTCTTCCGAAAATTGCAACATTCACTCTATCGGATGGCTCAAAACATCGTGTTCTGTTGAAAGGAAGTAATGACGACTTGAGGCAGGATGCAATTATGGAACAGGTCTTCAAGCAGGTTAACAAAATTCTCAATGCTAATACAGAAACCAGGAAGCAAAAACTACGGATAAGAACATATGAAGTAATTCCATTGGGACCTCGGGCTGGGATCATCGAATTTGTGGCGAATTCCATACCTTTGCATAACATTTTGCTTGATCTTCATTTGAATGATGAGTTAAGTTTCGATAAAGCTagaaaaataatgaaagCTGTTCAGAATCAGAGCATTGAAGAGAGAGTAGCAGCCTATGAACGTATTACAGAAAAGATTAAACCTCAATTCAggaacttctttttccaatcATTTGTTGAGCCTCATGAATGGTACGATAAAAGATTAAGCTATACAAAAGGAGTTGTTACTACGTCTATTGTCGGTTACCTGCTTGGTTTGGGAGATAGACACCTCAACAATATACTTATAGATAAAAAGACAGGAGAACCTATACATATTGATCTTGGAGTAGCATTTGATCAAGGAAAATTACTCCCTATTCCCGAACTAGTTCCGTTTAGGTTAACCAGAGATATTGTAAATGGATTTGGTGTAACTGGTGTGGAAGGTGTTTTCCGGAAAAACTGTGAAAGAGTGTTTAAAGTTTTGCAAGacgaaaaggaaagagtTATGTGTGTTTTGAATGTATTAAAATGGGATCCGTTGTATTCATGGAAAATGACACCATtgaaaaaacgaaaacttCAGGCAAAAATAGCAGttgattatgatgatgatgaggatgttGAGGATGTTGGTGAGAATGATGATAACAATAATGGCATAAATGCGTCGAGAATTAATGGCTTTTCCAATGAAGAGAATAACAATGACGAATCCATCCGAGCTCTCAATGGAGTTGAGAATAAATTATATGGCGAAGGACTAAGCGTTGAGGCAATAGTGCAAGACTTATTAGCTAGTGCTACAGACACTCAAAGTTTGGCTACCATTTATATGGGCTGGTCACCATTCTATTGA